One stretch of bacterium DNA includes these proteins:
- a CDS encoding DUF2231 domain-containing protein, with amino-acid sequence MLLPLHFNWQVEAHPILAHFPIALLCLAFLFDVIGVLWKSQSFRNAGLYCLVAGAVGSALAVISGRLTPEAREHEGGAGLRTLQTQLPAIQRFFSGGRVQVHEHWGYVLLAVVALWLVVRIAVHLNRLRRPGLAMIAGALTLIVLLITGYYGGELVYRDRGRGRDAGYVAPAVRDPSPAWTSVERAHRDASAGVLPLRTEARR; translated from the coding sequence ATGCTGTTGCCGCTCCATTTCAACTGGCAGGTCGAGGCACATCCGATATTGGCCCATTTCCCGATCGCGCTGTTGTGTTTGGCCTTCCTGTTCGACGTCATCGGGGTGCTGTGGAAGTCACAGTCCTTCCGCAACGCAGGCCTGTATTGCCTGGTCGCCGGGGCGGTCGGCTCGGCGCTGGCCGTGATCAGCGGCCGTCTCACCCCGGAGGCCCGGGAGCACGAAGGAGGCGCGGGGCTCAGAACGCTCCAGACCCAACTGCCGGCCATCCAGCGGTTCTTCAGCGGGGGCCGCGTGCAGGTCCACGAACACTGGGGCTACGTGCTCCTGGCGGTCGTCGCGCTGTGGCTCGTTGTACGAATCGCGGTCCACCTCAACCGGCTGCGCCGCCCCGGATTGGCGATGATCGCGGGCGCGCTGACGCTCATCGTGCTCCTGATCACCGGGTACTACGGCGGCGAGCTCGTCTACCGCGACCGGGGGCGCGGCAGGGACGCCGGCTATGTCGCGCCGGCGGTACGGGACCCGAGCCCGGCATGGACGAGTGTCGAGCGCGCCCATCGCGACGCGTCCGCTGGCGTGCTCCCGCTTCGTACGGAAGCTAGGCGGTAG